A region from the Benincasa hispida cultivar B227 chromosome 10, ASM972705v1, whole genome shotgun sequence genome encodes:
- the LOC120088497 gene encoding nuclear transcription factor Y subunit B-3, protein MADSDNESGGHNSNANSELSAKEQDRFLPIANVSRIMKKALPANAKISKDAKETVQECVSEFISFITGEASDKCQREKRKTINGDDLLWAMTTLGFEEYVEPLKSYLQKYREMEGEKSTMGRQGEKDGGGGGPGGSGANGGGGGGGGGGGGVNSGTTGGMYGGMMMMGHHHHQGGVYGGGGFHHMGIGGGKGGSGGSGTGHR, encoded by the coding sequence ATGGCGGATTCAGATAACGAATCAGGAGGTCACAACAGCAACGCAAACAGCGAGCTATCGGCAAAGGAGCAAGACAGATTCTTACCGATAGCGAACGTGAGTAGGATAATGAAGAAGGCGTTACCAGCAAACGCAAAGATCTCAAAAGATGCAAAAGAAACTGTACAAGAGTGTGTATCGGAGTTCATAAGCTTCATAACAGGAGAAGCATCAGACAAGTGccagagagagaagagaaagacGATCAACGGCGACGATTTGTTGTGGGCCATGACTACGCTTGGATTCGAAGAGTATGTGGAACCGCTCAAGAGTTATCTGCAGAAATACAGGGAAATGGAAGGGGAAAAGAGCACTATGGGGAGACAAGGGGAGAAAGACGGTGGTGGTGGTGGGCCCGGCGGCAGTGGAGCtaatggtggtggtggtggtggtggtggtggaggAGGAGGAGTCAACTCTGGTACTACTGGTGGAATGTATGGTGGGATGATGATGATggggcatcatcatcatcagggAGGTGTTTATGGTGGTGGTGGATTTCACCATATGGGAATTGGCGGCGGGAAGGGAGGAAGTGGTGGTTCCGGCACTGGTCACCGGTAA